ACGCGATGACCGGGCACTCGCCCACGATGCTGTATGTCACGCGCGAGGCATTGCTGCGCGGGCGTCAGATGACGCTGGCGGAGTGCTTCCGGATGGAACTGGGCATCGTCAAACGGGTCATCGAGGAAGGCGATTTTTGCGAGGGCGTGAGGGCGCAGTTGATCGACAAGGATCGCAAGAGCCGCTGGGCGCCCGCGACGCTCGCGGAAGTGCGGCCGGAACGCGTGCGGCATTTTCTGGCGTCGCCGTGGAAGCGGGAAGCGCATCCGCTGGTTGCCTTAGGGATTGAAGAAGATCGAACGGGGTAGTGGCGCATCCGGAATGTGCCTCCCTGCGCATTCTGCGCGAGAAGGCAGTCATTCTTCCGGCGGCGCTGCGCGCGCCGGCGCGGCGTTTCAGACTGCACCGGCGTGCCTGATCCTCAACCTTCGCCGACCGTGTCGCCCCTCAATACGCCGGTCGGCGGCAATGCGCCTTGCACGCCCTGAACCCGGGAAATCCAGAACACCCCGATCAGCGCGACGGCGACTGCGACCCATCCAACGGTTCCGTATCCCACGATTTGTCCCGTCGGCGAACTGCTCAGCATCAAGCCGCCGATCCACGCGCCACACCCCGTGCCCAATGCCTGCAGCGCGCTGTTGGCGCTCAGAAAAGCACCCCGGCGGGCGGGCTCCGGCACGGTTGTCAGCAGTGCCTGCATCGGCACCATCCGCCCTGACATCAGCACCATGAAAAACGGGAAAAACATCACCAGCGCGTAGAACGGCAGATTCGGCAGATGCGTCACGAACAGGACGGGCAGAAACGATAATGCCGCTGCAATCCGGAATACGCGCGAGGCGCCGAACCGATCGGCAAGCCGGCCCACCCGGCGCGACGTGAAGAACGTCGCCGCGCCGCCTGCCATGTACAGCCACGACAGCTGCGCGGGAGCCACGCCATGATTGGCGACCAATACCGGTGAGATAAAGGGGATCACCAGCATGTGCGCGACCATCATCATGAAAGTCAGCGCAAACGCGTTCATATGCCGCGGGTTGCTCAACAGCCGCCACAAATCGGGCAGCACTTCGCCGAGCGCCGGCTGGCGGCGGCTCAAATGCTCCGCAAGCGACGGCACCAGTTGCCACCCCACAACCCAGACGAGCAACGACAGCGCCACCAGCAAATAGAACGGGGCCGCCCAGGTAAAGTGCGCGCCCAGCATCACGCCGGCCGGCACGCCGGCAATCGCCGCCAACGAAAAGGCGGTCATGATCGTGCCCGTCGCGGCGCCGCGGCGTTGAACCGGGATCACGTCGCCGACGATCGCCATGATCACCGAACCCAGCACGCCACCCGTAATGCCCGCAAAGGCGCGCGCGACAAGCAGAAGGGGGAAGCTGCTCGCCAGCGCGCACGCCAGGTTCGACAGCGCGAACAGCGCATAGACGCTCAGCAGCAAACGACGCCGGTCGAAGCGGTCGATATAGGTCGCCGCGAATAGGCCCGACAGCCCCGAACACCATGAGTACGCCGATACGGCTGTTGCAAACGCGGCCGGCGTGATGCTGAACGCGTGCATGATCTGCGGGCCGAGCGGCATCATCACCATGAAGTCCATGATGATCGTGAACTGCGTCAGCGCAAGCAGCCACAGCAAACGGCGCTCGTGCTTTGTGCTGATTGAATACATTGGCAAATTCCCTGTTTTTGTTCGAAGCACGCGGTTTGTCCGGCTAACGCATCTTGCGGGACTCGCGCGGCCGGTGCGCTTCGCGCATCTCCGCGTGAGCGCCGCATTTCGCGCGGCCCAGACAGTCCGCGCAACGCATCAACGTACGCAGTTCCTTCCGCACAGCCTTCGAATGGTCAGTCGTCGAGCGTTTCATGTACCGCTACGGCGCCTTGTTTCCAGTAGCTGGCCGCGCGAATGCGCGACTTGTCGACGCCACGTTCCGTGCACAGGTGGTAGCGCACCGCGCGCATCGTCGCGGATTCGCCGGCGGCCCATACGTAGCCTTCACCGTCTTCGGGCAAGTAGATTTCGCGTACTGCTTGCAGCAAGGCCTCGCCGCGATAGCCCGATTCGTTGCGATGGCGCCAGATCAGGTGCAGTTCGGCCCGTGTTGCGAATTCGATCTGCGCCGACGGATCGGCCACTTCGATCACCGCCGCGACGCGTGTGCCGGCGGGCAGTTCTTCGAGGCGGCGAGCAATGGCCGGCAACGCGGTGTCGTCGCCGATCAGCAGATGCCAGTCGAAGCCAGTCGGTATCACCAGCGAGCCGCGCGGGCCGCCAATGCCGAGATACTGGCCCACTTTGGCTTGCGCCGCCCACGTTGCAGCCGGGCCGGCCTCGTGCAGGGCGAACTCGATGTCCAGTTCGCGCGCCTCGGCGTCGAAGCGGCGTGGCGTGAAATCGCGGGCCGTCGGCCGCTGGCCTGCGGGAAAGACGGGACCGTCAGGGCCGGCTTCCGGCAGCACGGGTTTGTCGGCGCCGGGCTCGGGGAAGAACACTTTGATATGGTCGTCGAAAGAAGCGGAGACGAAGTCGTGCAGATCCTCGCCCGTCAAGGTGACGCGAATCAGATGCGGCGTCAGCGCGCGCACCTCTTTCACCTGCAACAGACTGAATTTCAGCGGATGCCGTACGCGATGGACGGCCAGGTCGGCTCGGTTGTCGTTTGTCAACATAAGGGTGCTATTCCTGTTGGTTTGATTGGCGCGCGAAGGTGCTCACGGGCACCTTCGAACGCGGGTGTCGGGTAGCGCGATCTCAAGCCGCCGGTTCGCCGCCTTGATCGCCGCCGGGATTGCCGCCTTGGTCGCCGCCTTGTTCGCCACCGGGATTGCCTTCGCCTTCGATTTCATTCGCCGCGCGCTTCAGGATCGCGGCGATGCGGCGCTGCTCGGCAGCGGGCACATTGTCGCGGCGCAGGAGCGCATGCTTCAGCGCCCGGCGTGCTTCGCTCAGTTCGGGCAGCCAGCCGCCTTCGCTGATGTCGGCCGGTTCCTCGCCGGCAAACGCGCGGCGTACGGAATCCATCTTGCGGGCGATATGGGTCAGTTTGGCGAGCATCAATTCGACGCGCTCGCGGTTGGCGGCCAGGTATTCGCGGCCGGCTTCCGACAGTTCGTAACGCTTGCGGTTGCCTTCGAGTTGCACGGTCACGTAGCCGAGTTCTTCCAGATACGTGAGCGCCGGATAGACCATGCCCGGGCTCGGGCTGTAGAAGCCGTTCGAGCGCGTTTCGAGCGCCTTGATCAGCTCGTAGCCGTGGCTCGGCTGCGCGTCGATCATCGAGAGCAGCAGCAATTGCAGATCGTCGGAGCTGAATTTGCGGCCGCGCGGAAAACCGTCGCCGTCGCCGCCGAAGCCGCCCGGACCGCCGCCGCCGAAACGCCCGCCGGGGCCGCCGCCGCGATACTCGTGATGGCGGCCGATGGCGTGCCACAGTGCGTGCAGGGCAAAACGGCCGTGACCATGATGGCCGAAGCGGTGGCCGTGACCGAAGCTGTCGCGCTCACTGCGTTCGCCGTGGCGGGTTTCATTGCCCTGGAACTCGTGTCGGCCGCCGTGGCGGCGTTCGTCGCCATGAAACTCGTGCCAGCCGCCGCGCTGTTCGCCGAGGCGCTCGCCGCGGAACGCGTAATGACGGGCGAACGCATGCCAAAGCGCATGCAGCGACGGGCGGTCATGCCCAGAGAAGAAACCTTCATCCGCGCCACGCGAACGGGAAAAACGATGTTGATGACGCATGTTGGGTACTCCCATTTGTGTCTTAAGATGTGTCATAAGATATATATCTAAAGATAGTTTGTCAAATCTATTTTTTGTATTTATCGGCGCACAGCAACGTCTGCAGGAACGTAAGGTTGGTCGTTCGTGTACAACAAAGTCTGCTACTTTCCAAAGAACCGTTGTGCGCTGCACAATTTAAAGGTGGTGTTACCTGCTGTTTTCTGAATTCGATAGCGCGTGGGTGGTCGGTTTGCTTCAATCGACCGTCCGCCGGTTCGGGCGCATTGAAGCGGGCCGCGGTGATCGCGAGTGCGCGGTCGGTGCCGGAAGGTACCGCGCCGTACCGGCCGGGTTACATGATTCCCGGGCGGCTCACCCACTATCGAAGCTTTCCGTTTGCTTGCCACAAATCTTTAACGATCCACAGCGAGAATGACGCTCGTGCCTCGGGGGCATTTTTTTCAGCCCGTTTTGCACACGTGTGCAAAACGCCGTGACGACTCCGCAAATTCAATGAGATATCGCATGAAACTGTTCAGTAGCCTGCGCGCCGTATCCGTGGCGGTCGCTCTATCTGTCGTGACCTTGAGCGTCAGCGCAGCCGATCTCGTGATCGCGGGCCGCGACGACATCTATGGCCGTGGCCTGGCGGAGGCCGTCGCCGGCTTCACGAAGCTGCATCCCGGCGCCGACATCGAGCTGCTGAAGCTGCCGAATGCGAACCTCTATCAGAAGCTGAAGTTGTCGATGCGTGAAGGAACCGGCGCATACGACCTCGTTATGATGGACGACACCTGGTCGCCCGAATTCATCGCGAACGGATGGCTGAAGCCACTGCCGGCCACGCTGGCCGATACGGATATGCTCGCGTCGACTGTCGCGCTCGGCCGTGCGCCGTCGGGCGGCCTGTATGCGTTGCCGGTGGTCGGCAACGTTGAGATGTTCGCCTACCGTCGCGACCTGCTCGCGAAATACAAGCTGCAGCCGCCGCGCAACTGGGACGAGGTGCTGAAGATCGCGCAGGTCACGGGTGGCGCGGATGCGAGCGTATCCGGGGTGGTGTTTCGCGGCACCAAGGGTAACCCGATCGTGACGGGTTTCATGCCGATTCTGTGGGCGTACGGTGGCGACGTGATCGACCAGGGCGGCAAGGTGACGATCGATTCCCCGCAAGCATTGGCGGCATTGAAGATGTTCATTGCGCTGAAAGCCTATGCGCCGAAGGACGTCGCGGTTTACGGCGCAGCCGAAGTGCGCGACGCCTTGCAAAAGGGTGCGGCGGCGCAAGCGCTCGAGGTGTGGCCGGCATGGATTCCGGCGCTCGACGATCCGAAGCAGTCTCGCGTGGTCGGCGAGGTTGCGCTGCAGGCGCCGCCCGGACAAGTCAAAGGGCCGTCGCCGATGTTAGGCATCTGGCAGATGGCCATTCCGAAAGACGCGCCGCATGCACCGCTTGCACAGGAATTCCTCACCTATCTGACCGCGCGCGACACGCAGACGCGCCTCGCCGCGATGGGCATTCCGCCGACCCGCAAGAGCGTTTTCGAGGACCCGGCACTCGTGCAGCAATTCCGCTGGTATCCGGATCAGCTCAAGGCGCTCGAGGCAGGCCGTGCCCGCCCGCGCGTGAAGGACTGGCAGCAGATCGAGAGCATTCTGGGAGACGCCTTGCAACTTGTGCTGACAGGGCAGCTCGCGCCTGACGCAGCATTGCATCAGGCAGCCCAAAAGATCACGCCGGCGATGGCCGCGGTAGCCAGATAACGACGCTACATTGAACCATCCCATGAACGCCGTGCGCCGTTTTTTGCCACTGGTCTTGCTGGTAGGGCCGTCTGTGCTGGTACTCGGCGTACTGGCGCTGTACCCGATTCTGCGAGTGCTGGCCGATTCATTCTTCAACGTCGACTACGCGTCGGGGCAGCGCACATTTACCGGGCTGGAAAATTATCGTGCGGTGCTCGCGGACAGTGAATTTGCGGCCAGTTTCTTCAATACGCTGCAGTTCACGGTCGTGGCATCGGTTAGCGAGGTTGTGCTGGGCGGCGCTTTGGCGCTGCTGTTTTTTCGTGCGTTTCGTGGCCGCCGCTTCGTCATACCGCTCCTCATTCTGCCGATGATGCTGTCGACGCTAGTGTGTTCGGCAATCTGGCGCAACTGGCTGAACTACAGCGGGTTCCTGAATGCCTTGCTCGCGGTGTTCGGTTTGCCGGGCGTGCAATGGCTGTCCGATCCGAACCTGGCGATCTGGTCGCTCGTTCTGGTGGACGTCTGGCAATGGACACCGATGGCATTCCTGATCATTCTCGCTGGCTTGCAGTCCATCGCCCCCGAGCTGTATGAAGCGGCCCGTACCGATGGTGCGAGCGAGTGGCAATGCCTGCGCCACATCACGCTGCCGCTTATCGTTCCGCAGATCGTGCTGGCGATGCTGCTGCGCTCGATCGACACCTTCAAGCTGTTCGACAAGGTCTACGCGCTCACGGGCGGCGGACCAGGGAACGCGACCCAGACGCTGTCGACCTACATCTATGACACAGGCTTCCGCTTCTTCAATATGGGGCCGGCCAGCGCGGCTTCGGTGATGATGCTGCTGGTCTCGGCTGTGCTGGTCGCGGCCAACGTATGGTTGTCGATCCGCAAGGCAGGCGCATGATGAATTCCGCTGCGTCATCGCGTGCTTTTCGTCCGACGGGCCGGCATGCGGTGCTTTGGCTGCTGCGGGCCGCCGCACTGGTGCCATTGCTGCTGCCCTGCATCTGGATGCTCGGGGCCGCGTTCACGCCGACCCTCGAGCGTCTCGATCATCCGCTTGCACTGTGGCCGCGCGTGCCGACCCTGCAGCACTTCGAGTCGGTCTGGGCAAGTGGCATCGGCCGCCCGTTGCTGAATTCGCTGCTCGTCAGTTGCGGCACCACGCTGCTATCGGTGACGCTCGCGTTTCCAGCCGCCTACGCACTCGTACGCCTGCGGTTTCCGGGCCGCCTCGACCTGCTGTTCCTGATGCTGGTGCTCGCGGTCAAGCTGATGCCGCCGATTACGGTGGCGGTGCCGTTGTTCACGCTCGCAAAAAACCTGCATCTGCTCGATTCCGAGCTCGGACTGATGCTCGCCTACCAGGTGTACACGCTGCCGCTATCGATCTGGATGCTGCTTTCGTTCGTGCGCGAAGTGCCCATCGAGTATGAAGAGGCGGCCTGCCTCGATGGCGCCGGCCTCACCCGGCGGCTCGTGCATATCGTGCTGCCGCTGTGCGCGCCTGGGCTGGTCGCCACGGCGATTTTCGTGCTGATTGCCGCCTGGAATGAATTTCTGCTTGCACTGCTGTTTCTCTCCACGCCGAGCCGCTTCACACTGCCGCTCGCCGTGGCGGGCTATGTCACGGAAAACGGAATCGATTGGGGCGATTTGATGAGCGTCGGAATGATTGCCTCGTTGCCGACGCTGGCGGTTGCGGGATACGTGCAGCGTTACCTGTTGCGCGGTTTTTCCGGCGGGCTGAAGTAGATCGAATAATCGCCGCGTACGAGGCAGGGGAGGCCGCCATGCGCAGCGGCATTGCTCCGTGGCGGGAATCGACGGTAATACGACAAGGAATACAGGGTGGCTACACTCACACTCCGTGGGGTCTGCAAGACGCGGCACGGTCGGCAGCAGGTTTTGCGCGACATCGATCTCGATGTGGCGGACGGCGAATTTGTCGTGCTGGTCGGTCCGTCGGGTTGCGGTAAATCGACCTTGTTGAGGATGACGACCGGACTCGAGAGCATCACGTCCAGCGACATCAGGATCGGCTCGCGCATCGTGAATCAGGTTGAGGCGATGACGCTCGCGCAACGCATCGTCGTGCTGAATCAAGACTGCATCGAACAGATCGGGACTCCGGAGCAAATTTACGAACGCCCGCAGAGCACCTTTGTAGCCAGCTTTATGGGCGCGCCCGCGATGAATCTGCTGCACGGCCGCCTGTCTGATGACCGGCTGCATTTCCACGTCAACGATGGACCGAGGATTTCCATTGCCGGCGCGTAGCTTGAGCGGCGTTCAGGCGCAGCTTTTTCGCACCACGCCTGCCACCGGCACCACACAGGTGCGGGAGGCGCCGGAGAACGCGTCCATACGGTCGGCCAGCATGTCGATCGCGGCATTCGCCAGATAGCGCGTGTCTTGCTGGATGGTGGTGAGTTGGTAGTTTTCATAGCTGGCGGCGGGGATATCATCGAAACCCACTACCCGAAGTTCCTCAGGCACACGTATCGCGAAGTGTTGGCGTGCGGCATCGATAAAACCCAGTGCGAGCAAATCGGACGAGCAGAACACGCCGTCGGGCCGCGATTTCTGTTTCAGCAGCGCATGAGCGGCCGCTATGCCGCATTCGTAGGTATCGGCCGCCGTGACGTGCGTCTCGACCGGATGGGCGACGTGCGGGTTTTGCTTCGCAATGCGCTGGACTGCACGAGTAAAACCGGTGCCGCGCGCTTTTCCGTTGTAGCTGGTCTTCGTCGGGCCAACGAAAGCAAGCCGAGTAGCACCGGCATCGACCAGCATTTGCGCGGCCAGCGCGGAGCCCGCCATGTTATCGCTCACCACGACGTCCGCACCGGGCAGATTCGATGCGCGGTTGATCATCACCACAGGAATCTCGCCTTCGAGATACTGGCGAGCGAGGCCGAGCGGAGGAGAGGCGGAGGTCATGACGATGCCGGCGATCCGGTAGCTCAGCAGCATGTCGAGCGAGTGCTTGATTTGCACGGGATCTTCCGCGTTCATCACGAGCGGTGTGAGCTTGTGGCGCCCGAGCGCCGCGATGATCTGGGAAAGCAGCTTCGCGCGAAACGGGTTTTCGAAACCCGCGGTGACGACGCCGACCAGGCTGCTGCGCTGCATGATCATTTCCCGCGCGATCAGGTTGACCTGATAGCCGAGGGTGCGGGCAGCTTCCATCACGCGCTCCCGTGTCTCGGGTGCGATGCTGGCGGTCGGCGAGAAGGCGCGCGATACGGCAGAACGCGACACACCGGCGCGGCGCGCAACATCGGCGGCGGTAACCCAAAGTGTTTGTTTCTTCGGCATGTATTAACGAGTGAAGGGACGCGAAGCAAGCTTCGCCCAGCTTGCCCGATCAAGAGGACAAGAAGATGACCGTCAAACAATATACAACGGAAGAAAGTGATGACAGGCCACTCAACCCACTACACCCTATGAACACTGATATTGCCGCCCCGGCGCTGGCGTGCTGGATGTCGACCCTTTCCGACGATTCCGCATTGAGCCAATTGACTTTGCCGGGCAGCCACGACAGCTGCGCCTATACCGTCGAAGATTCGCTCGCGAAGACGCAGGGCGCAACCCTGGCGGAGCAATTGAAGCATGGCGTGCGGGTGCTTGATATTCGCTGCCGGCATGAGGGCGATGTATTTCACATCAATCATGCGCGCATTCCGCTTGGCCTGATGTTCGACGATGTCATCGCCGTGTGCGCGGAATTTCTGGTGCTGCATCCCGGCGAATGCATCGTGATGTCGGTGAAGGACGAATGCGGCGACCAGGACTGCACGCGCAGCTTCGCGCAGACGTTTGAGTCGTATACTGAGCGCTATGCGGAGGTACGCTGGTATTTGGGCGACACCATTCCTCGTCTGGGCGACGTGCGCGGCTCGATCGTGCTATTGCGACGGTTCGCAAGCGAATCCGTGCTGGGGATTGATCTGTCGATGTGGCCTGACAATGCCACGTTCGAACTCGACCGGCGGGGGGCGCTCTTTGCCATTCAGGACGAATTCCGCGTGCCGGTCGAGGCCTCGATAGATTACAAATATCGTGCGATTGAGGCAC
This genomic stretch from Paraburkholderia caffeinilytica harbors:
- a CDS encoding phosphatidylinositol-specific phospholipase C, with amino-acid sequence MTVKQYTTEESDDRPLNPLHPMNTDIAAPALACWMSTLSDDSALSQLTLPGSHDSCAYTVEDSLAKTQGATLAEQLKHGVRVLDIRCRHEGDVFHINHARIPLGLMFDDVIAVCAEFLVLHPGECIVMSVKDECGDQDCTRSFAQTFESYTERYAEVRWYLGDTIPRLGDVRGSIVLLRRFASESVLGIDLSMWPDNATFELDRRGALFAIQDEFRVPVEASIDYKYRAIEALLVLTGQSALDRWIVNFCSGTGMGANPRRVACGSGRRRGINDMLVERLVTYEGPCGTMMIDFCEYADWALVRALVARNVSRLPT
- a CDS encoding ABC transporter substrate-binding protein, with product MKLFSSLRAVSVAVALSVVTLSVSAADLVIAGRDDIYGRGLAEAVAGFTKLHPGADIELLKLPNANLYQKLKLSMREGTGAYDLVMMDDTWSPEFIANGWLKPLPATLADTDMLASTVALGRAPSGGLYALPVVGNVEMFAYRRDLLAKYKLQPPRNWDEVLKIAQVTGGADASVSGVVFRGTKGNPIVTGFMPILWAYGGDVIDQGGKVTIDSPQALAALKMFIALKAYAPKDVAVYGAAEVRDALQKGAAAQALEVWPAWIPALDDPKQSRVVGEVALQAPPGQVKGPSPMLGIWQMAIPKDAPHAPLAQEFLTYLTARDTQTRLAAMGIPPTRKSVFEDPALVQQFRWYPDQLKALEAGRARPRVKDWQQIESILGDALQLVLTGQLAPDAALHQAAQKITPAMAAVAR
- a CDS encoding LacI family DNA-binding transcriptional regulator, whose protein sequence is MPKKQTLWVTAADVARRAGVSRSAVSRAFSPTASIAPETRERVMEAARTLGYQVNLIAREMIMQRSSLVGVVTAGFENPFRAKLLSQIIAALGRHKLTPLVMNAEDPVQIKHSLDMLLSYRIAGIVMTSASPPLGLARQYLEGEIPVVMINRASNLPGADVVVSDNMAGSALAAQMLVDAGATRLAFVGPTKTSYNGKARGTGFTRAVQRIAKQNPHVAHPVETHVTAADTYECGIAAAHALLKQKSRPDGVFCSSDLLALGFIDAARQHFAIRVPEELRVVGFDDIPAASYENYQLTTIQQDTRYLANAAIDMLADRMDAFSGASRTCVVPVAGVVRKSCA
- a CDS encoding carbohydrate ABC transporter permease, producing the protein MMNSAASSRAFRPTGRHAVLWLLRAAALVPLLLPCIWMLGAAFTPTLERLDHPLALWPRVPTLQHFESVWASGIGRPLLNSLLVSCGTTLLSVTLAFPAAYALVRLRFPGRLDLLFLMLVLAVKLMPPITVAVPLFTLAKNLHLLDSELGLMLAYQVYTLPLSIWMLLSFVREVPIEYEEAACLDGAGLTRRLVHIVLPLCAPGLVATAIFVLIAAWNEFLLALLFLSTPSRFTLPLAVAGYVTENGIDWGDLMSVGMIASLPTLAVAGYVQRYLLRGFSGGLK
- a CDS encoding PadR family transcriptional regulator codes for the protein MRHQHRFSRSRGADEGFFSGHDRPSLHALWHAFARHYAFRGERLGEQRGGWHEFHGDERRHGGRHEFQGNETRHGERSERDSFGHGHRFGHHGHGRFALHALWHAIGRHHEYRGGGPGGRFGGGGPGGFGGDGDGFPRGRKFSSDDLQLLLLSMIDAQPSHGYELIKALETRSNGFYSPSPGMVYPALTYLEELGYVTVQLEGNRKRYELSEAGREYLAANRERVELMLAKLTHIARKMDSVRRAFAGEEPADISEGGWLPELSEARRALKHALLRRDNVPAAEQRRIAAILKRAANEIEGEGNPGGEQGGDQGGNPGGDQGGEPAA
- a CDS encoding siderophore-interacting protein produces the protein MLTNDNRADLAVHRVRHPLKFSLLQVKEVRALTPHLIRVTLTGEDLHDFVSASFDDHIKVFFPEPGADKPVLPEAGPDGPVFPAGQRPTARDFTPRRFDAEARELDIEFALHEAGPAATWAAQAKVGQYLGIGGPRGSLVIPTGFDWHLLIGDDTALPAIARRLEELPAGTRVAAVIEVADPSAQIEFATRAELHLIWRHRNESGYRGEALLQAVREIYLPEDGEGYVWAAGESATMRAVRYHLCTERGVDKSRIRAASYWKQGAVAVHETLDD
- a CDS encoding MFS transporter; the encoded protein is MYSISTKHERRLLWLLALTQFTIIMDFMVMMPLGPQIMHAFSITPAAFATAVSAYSWCSGLSGLFAATYIDRFDRRRLLLSVYALFALSNLACALASSFPLLLVARAFAGITGGVLGSVIMAIVGDVIPVQRRGAATGTIMTAFSLAAIAGVPAGVMLGAHFTWAAPFYLLVALSLLVWVVGWQLVPSLAEHLSRRQPALGEVLPDLWRLLSNPRHMNAFALTFMMMVAHMLVIPFISPVLVANHGVAPAQLSWLYMAGGAATFFTSRRVGRLADRFGASRVFRIAAALSFLPVLFVTHLPNLPFYALVMFFPFFMVLMSGRMVPMQALLTTVPEPARRGAFLSANSALQALGTGCGAWIGGLMLSSSPTGQIVGYGTVGWVAVAVALIGVFWISRVQGVQGALPPTGVLRGDTVGEG
- a CDS encoding carbohydrate ABC transporter permease, producing MNAVRRFLPLVLLVGPSVLVLGVLALYPILRVLADSFFNVDYASGQRTFTGLENYRAVLADSEFAASFFNTLQFTVVASVSEVVLGGALALLFFRAFRGRRFVIPLLILPMMLSTLVCSAIWRNWLNYSGFLNALLAVFGLPGVQWLSDPNLAIWSLVLVDVWQWTPMAFLIILAGLQSIAPELYEAARTDGASEWQCLRHITLPLIVPQIVLAMLLRSIDTFKLFDKVYALTGGGPGNATQTLSTYIYDTGFRFFNMGPASAASVMMLLVSAVLVAANVWLSIRKAGA